AGATATTCACAGCCTGTTTTCAACCATGTGCAGAAAAATCTTTATATGTGTGGTTACACAAGGTTTGGTTGTTAATAATCTCAGAGACCCATCTTTCTCTTAAGGGAATCGGGCATCTCTGGGGGTGGTGGGCGTGGCAAGCGAAAGTAAACCTTTACAGAGTCATAAATGAACCACTGTAGGGCCGTCAGTGTGCCAATCATAATGATGCGGGCGAACAGCCCTTTCCATACACCTGTGGGACAGACATAGATATAAGAGTTAATGCAGTGCCAATATGGAACTCtaaaatatactgtactgtGCAAAAGGCCACCATGCCACCATTAGATCGATTGTTTTTGCTATAGTATACTGATCGTAATTATTACTCAGTTATTTATTATAATAGagggaacacaaatactgataaaacgtataccttgtaatgcgcCATAAATGCAAATCCCTCTCTACCTAATATACCAGaaataacataacatacattCTTACACCTAAAGTTCATTTCAAGGCACTGAAGACATCATAAATCTCTGGGAGAACAGTGGAATGCTGCAGACACTTTGAGGTGCTTTTATACCAAATTAAACCAAAGTACACACTTAGATAATgcacaaaatgaaacaaaacagatATACATTAGTCAACAACTTAATAATGCCTATTTTATTGAGGTGTTGATAATGTACAGGAATACATTTAGGATGAACAGCGACCCCTTGtggtaataaagtaaaatgctGTATTACATCTATTTAATGTTGCACTTGATATCTAAAAGAGGTAAAGCATCAATTTTTACACATTATCTATTTTTGTCCCACAAAACTGTTAGTGACCATTTTTCTAGGCAATTCATTCACTACATGGCTGTGTTAATTTTATGTATCTCTTAGCACTTTATGTTTTGTCTTTTCAcacagtaaaataaataaacaataattaatGAATACGATTAAATGTTGAATTATTTAGTATACAAACCACATTAAGGATAAAAAAGAATCAGGTAGTCATTGTCACAAAACAAACTCATTATACAAAGCCTGATCAACCTGTCAAGCACTATTTCACGAAAGTGACTGGCTGCCTGTCAGCATAAGTCATCTATTCTAATCTACAGCTGTTGACATTTTTGTTTGTTAGTGGGGCGGTTACTCACCTTCAGGTCCCAGTCTTTTCAGCACCTCCACAGCTGAGCTTCCTTTCTCTTTGTTCAGTACAGAGACCACAGAGTCGGCAGGGTGCGACACCACAGCACAGAACACACCAGCTGAAGATAAGATACACAATATGTGTTAAATGTACTGCCAAGAGTCATTCAAGACATCGACTATACATCAGGAAATAAATTGGACAGATGGATGGGATGGATGatgagatggatggatgggacAGACAcagatatatggatggatggataaaggGATAGATGAAGGGATAAAtgagatggatagacagatggagATGGATGGGAAAGATAGATAGACTGACCAaactagatagacagacaaacagatacatgcatagacagacagatagaaagatggatggaaaatatagacaaacaaacaaaactagatagatagacaaaacAATAGACATATATATGGATGGGTGGATGAGATTGATGGATAGATAAAAATAGAGatataaacagagagagagagaaagagagagacagacggacggacagacagacaggcaggctgacagacagacagacagacagacagacagacagacagacagacagataaaattagacagacagatggatagacggatagacagatagatggatgaatggatgagATTGATGGATAGATAAAAATAGAGATAtaaacagacaggcagacagacagacaggcagacagacagacacataaacagacagacagaaagatgtagatggatggataggaaAGATAGGCAGACAAaactagacagacagacagccagatggatggatggatgagatagacagagatatagacagacagacatacagacagacagacagacagacaaacagagatgGATAGAGAGACAGAACAACAGACAAAGAGAGAAACAGCTAGACAGATgattagatagatagatagatagatagatagatagatagatagatagatagatagatagatagatagatagatagatagatagatagacagatagatagatagatagatagatagatagagatggatgggaaagatagacagacaaaattagatagacagactgatggatggatggattaatAGATGGAGatagatagagacagacagacggacagactgatagatggatagatagagatATAGACGGCAGAaaaagagagatagatagagaaagacagaaagagagagagacgacagagagatagatagatgatgagattgatagatagatagatagatagatagatagatagatagatagatagatagatagatagatagatagatagatagatagagagggATGGATTGATgggaaagatagacagacaaaattagatagacagacagatggatggatggatcaaTAGATGGAGATAGATagagatatagacagacagacagacaaacagactgaTTGATGGATAGATAAGATAGAGATATAGACGGACAGAaaaagagagatagacagacagacagatggacggacagatTGATAGATGGATATATAAAGATAGAGAATTAGAGATATAGACGGACAGAAAAAGAGatatacacagacagacaaaaaactAGATAGGCAGACAGGCAGACAATCAGAAAGACAGTCAGATAGAAAGATTGAGATAATGggaaagatagatagacaaaactagatagatagatagatagatagatagatagatagatagatagatagatagatagatagatagatagatagatagatagatagatagatagatagatagatagataaaactAGACAGAGAGATGGATAgacggatagacagatagatggatagacagatagatggatgggtggatggatagataaaAATAGAGatataaacagacagatagacagacatacagataaacagacagacagaaagatgtagatggatggataggaaAGATAGGCAGACAAaactagacagacagacagacagacggacggacgatatagatatagacagacagacgtaCAGACAAAaagagatagatagagagacagaccgacagacaaagagagagacagatagacagacgacagacagatagatagatagatagatagatagatagatagatagatagatagatagatagatagatagatagatagatagatagatagatagatagatagatagatagatagatagatagatagatagggaTGGATGGGAAAGATAGACAAACAAAattagatagacagacagatagatggatggatcaGTAGATGGAGATAGATagagatatagacagacagacagatgagaaAGATGAAGATGGATGGAGAGGGAAGATAGAAGGacagacaaaacaaaacagatagacagacagatacatagacagatagaaagatggAGATGGATGggaaagatagatagacagacaaaagtagatacacagacagaaagacaaattAATGAGATTGATGAATAGATAAAAATagagatatagacagacagacaaaactagataggcagacagacagatagacagtcAGATAGAAAGATTGAGATGATGggaaagatagatagacaaaactagacagatagatagatagatagatagatagatagatagatagatagatagatagatagatagatagatagatagatggacaaaGATTTACCAATGTAACCAGCAATAAAAGTCACCACCAGCTGCTCAGGCTTGGAACACTCGCTGCGGGGTTTGGGCACTACATACTTATACAGCATCTCAACAGTACGCTCGAAACAGGCAAATTTCATCATGGTGTAGGGGATCTGCCTTAGCCACAGGGGATAAACACCCTTATAGAACCTGCACACATAGTCAACATATTTTTAGTCATCATGGCGTTTCTTACAGTTATTCTGCCTTAACAACATACTTACGCTTTTAGCCCCTCCTCAGCATGCATTCTGGGAGCGCACTCTCTCAGGGTGTTTGCATAGCCGGGCTGCGTCTGAATGCGTACTTTGCATGCTTCCATAGGAGCCAGCGCGATATCTGCAAAAAACTCAGCGCTGGCAGAGGCCGCCAGGTAAACAGAAGTCCTCCATATATAAGCATTCTCCTGTTGAGCAGACCAAAACAAACAACAGAAAGTATTAAAAAAGATTTGCCTTAAATTTGTTTCTAAAAAATAAGACACTTACCTCTCCTAGCATGTCGTTATAGAACGCCTTAAAGACTTCATAGAAACCGAACTTGCAAAGGCCTTGCATTGAATAACCAATAAATGTAGGGGCCCATCCTCTGCCCAGCCCCCTAACACCATCTTCTCTCAAAGTGACAGAGAAGCCATTAAAAATTGACTTGTACTTTACTGGGTCAACCTGAAAGACAGATTCATGTGTTGTTCATTGCGTGcatataaacattaaacacatatttgttttgcaattatttatattttataacataTATATCAAAGCTAATAAATTCTCATAAGAAACATTACTTATGTTATATAATGCAAGTGAAACAGAGAAGCTCTACCTGGATGCGACATTTAATGAGGTCGAGGGGCACAACCGCAGTGTGTGTGAGTCCACAGCTCAAAACCCCACCAAAACCGCAAAGGGCGTAATATttatttgacccatattcacagcTCACATCTACATCCGAGGAAAGAAAACAAATTACAATTTTCATAATTACACTCACAAAGATCAATATTGtgcattatacacagtacaatAATTTGTTGCTACAACTTCAGCtaacttaaaggtgacatagaatgattgaacggggtatttatccttgttctgtgatgtgacatgtagacaaaaatttttttgtttgggtctgtaatgccttagaagcttcctaaaaacctctctcagatagctctattagggtgggggattttaaacaagtggttttgcacctatttggctccccctgctggcttaacttgcaatctcattactgattggctgactttgctgccactcaaaaaatgtagccaattattttaaagtggaggggcagttagatgcctgtgatgtcataagcatcagtttttcagattgggccgttttctggctgacatttctaaaagaggaatttctatgagactgagatgtttagcatgtctagcactttttgtatgtttgtgaatgtgggtagactaccattattcaacaaagttTTTTGTTGGCATGCCAAACCTATTCTGTCTGTAATAGTCTCTCAAAAGGCCCAGACCGGTCTATTATTTTATCATCAAAGAGCAACAGGTGTCATCCTTGTTCATTGCATAGCCTCTAGGAATTAACATAATGGAATAATGACAATACAAGGTCTGTTAGACAGAGAGAAATTCAACAGAATGATGAGTCCAATAGTAGTCTAATTTCACTGAGCATCATTACTATATTGCAGCCtttttcattaatttttttacaactAATATATTGCATTGTTAGATAAGGAagcttttatttaaagtgatatATAGTGCATTCAAACGtgcattttatttatcagtTTATGTATTCCCGGGAGTCAAACGTATGACTTTACACAATGCGGTGTTGAGCTACGGGGACTAAATAAAACTTCTattatgcaatttttttccacTTCAGAAGTGTAAAACGTCTTACCATTATAAGCAGCTGCAGCAAGTTTCCTTCCATCTTTTTTCTGAGTTTCCACAGGTTTAATGGAGAACAGGGGA
The Paramisgurnus dabryanus chromosome 1, PD_genome_1.1, whole genome shotgun sequence genome window above contains:
- the slc25a3a gene encoding LOW QUALITY PROTEIN: solute carrier family 25 member 3a (The sequence of the model RefSeq protein was modified relative to this genomic sequence to represent the inferred CDS: substituted 1 base at 1 genomic stop codon), which gives rise to MYPTTLTQLARSSPFHTPLFSIKPVETQKKDGRKLAAAAYNDVSCEYGSNKYYALCGFGGVLSCGLTHTAVVPLDLIKCRIQVDPVKYKSIFNGFSVTLREDGVRGLGRGWAPTFIGYSMQGLCKFGFYEVFKAFYNDMLGEENAYIWRTSVYLAASASAEFFADIALAPMEACKVRIQTQPGYANTLRECAPRMHAEEGLKAFYKGVYPLWLRQIPYTMMKFACFERTVEMLYKYVVPKPRSECSKPEQLVVTFIAGYIAGVFCAVVSHPADSVVSVLNKEKGSSAVEVLKRLGPEGVWKGLFARIIMIGTLTALQWFIYDSVKVYFRLPRPPPPEMPDSLKRKMGLXDY